The nucleotide sequence CAAGGTCGAGGCCGGCGTCACCAACATCCTGACCGCTGCGCCGCCGGCGGGCTACGGCACCACAGGCGTGAGCGCCGTCAGCTGCCCGTCGGACCAGGCCGTCAAGATCAACGCCACCTTCAACTGCACCGCCACGATCAACGGTGCTCCCAAGACCGTGACGATCACGGTCAAGGACGACACCGGCAAGTACGAGGTCGGCGTCCCCAACTAGGACGGAGCGAGTCCCGGGCTCTCCGCTTCCCGGCCCTTCGGTCAGGATCTGCTGCCGAGCCCGTCGAGCAGTCTGGCGACGGGCGACCCGAGGCCGTGGTCCCGCGAGAGTTGCAGCAGGCGGGCCGCGTCCACGGGCGAGGTTGGCAGGGTGCCGTCCCCGGCCGGTGTCACGGTGACGTTCGCATCGGTCGCCACCCTGACCACCTTCGGGGCCACGAGCAGGTAGTCCAGGGCGGGCGTGAGCTTCAGCCGCTGCGCCCGGGTGAGTGCGGACGCCGGGTCGCGCACCGCATCGATGACGCCCTCGATCGATCCGAAGGCGCTGATCAGCGTGGCGGCCGTCTTGTCGCCGACGCCGGCGACGCCCGGCAGGCCGTCGGAGGCGTCTCCGCGCAGGACCGCGAAATCGGGATACCTACCGACGGGAATGCCGTGTTTGTCGGCCACGCCGGCCGTGTCGAGCACCTGGACCTTGCTCATCCCCGCCCCGATGTAGCGGACCCGGATGGGTGTCGGCAGTTCCCGGGCCACCTGGAAGAGGTCGCGATCGCCGGTGACGACCTCGACCGGATCCCGGCGTTCCCGCGCCGCGAGGGTGCCGATCACGTCGTCGGCCTCGAAGCCGGGGGCCCCCGCGGTGGAGATTCCGATGGCGGCGAGCACCTCGAGCAGGACCGGGATCTGCGGGGCGAGTTCGTCGGGCACCTCCTCGACGGCAGTCTCACCCTTAACTAGAGGCTGAGGGTTGTCCGATTCGGGTGCCACCCGATGAGTCTTGTAGGTCGGCACCAACTCCACCCGCCAGGCCGGACGCCAATCCAGGTCCAGGCAGGCGATCACCCGGGACGGCTGCCCGTCGGTCACCACCCGGCGGATGATGTCCAGCGTGCCCCGGATGGCATTGACGGGTCGACCGGCGGGGTCGACCGTCGTCGACGGCACCCCGTGGAAGGCGCGGAAATAGATCCCGGCGAGATCGAGCAGCTGCAGCATGCTGGCCGACGCTACCGGGCTCGGTCGACGAGTGGATCGGTCGGTGCTGCCGTCGACTCGACGGTGGTGGCCGTCCCCATCGCCGACCGGACGTCACCCACTAGGATCCCGTTCATGTCCGCCGCACCCAGCACCGCAACCGCTCCCGTCGCAGCGGGAGTCAGAGAGGTAGTCGCAGAGGGGGTCGCAGAGGCCACGGGCGTCGCAGACACCACGGGCGTGTTCGCCGATCGGCTGCGCCGCCTCGCCGCGCAGGCTGCGCGGTCCGGTGCGGACGTGGTCGTGATCTCCCCGGGCGCGGACCTGCAGTACTTCGCCGGTCACTCGGTGACCTCGCACGAACGGCTGACGGCGCTGGTGGTGCCGGCCGTCGGCACTGCGCAGATGGTGCTGCCCGCCCTGGAACGGCCCGGATGGGCGGGCAGCCCGCTGGAGGCGCTGGGCGTCCCGTTCACCACCTGGACGGATGGGATGGATCCCTATCCGGTGCTGGTCGACCTGCTCCCGGCCGACGTCAGGGTGTTGGCGGTCGACTACCACATGCCGGCGGTCCATGCGCTCGGGATCTCCTGGGCCGTCCCCGGTTCCGAGCTGACCCTGGCCGGCGAGATCATCGGTGAACTGCGGATGCGCAAGGGGCCGTCCGAGATCGCCGCCCTGGCCGAGGTCGGTGCCGCGATCGACCGGGTCCAGGCGCGGATCGGGGAATGGTTGCGCCACGGCCGGACCGAGGCGGAGGTCGCTGCGGACATCGCCGCGGCGATCGTCCAGGAGGGTCATGCCCGGGCCGAGTTCGTGATCGTGGGGTCCGGGTCCAACGGTGCCAGCCCGCACCACGAAGCCTCCTCGAAGGTCATCGCGGCCGGCGACCCGGTGGTCATCGACATCGGTGGCCCTCACGCGTCCGGCTACTACTCCGACTGCACCCGCACCTATCTGGTCGCCGGGCCGGAGACCGACCCGGACTTCGAGAAGGTCTACGAGGTGGTTCGTCTCGCGCAACAGGCCGGGATCGACGCGGTCCGGCCCGGGGTTCCGGCGGAGTCCATCGACCGGGCTGCGCGGGCGGTGATCGAGGAGGCCGGCTACGGCCCGTTCTTCATCACCCGGACCGGCCACGGCATCGGTCTCGAGGTCCACGAGCACCCGTACATGGTGTCCGGCAACGACCTTCCGCTCGAGGAGGGAATGGCCTTCTCCATCGAACCTGGCATCTACCTCCCCGGCCGGTTCGGCGTCCGCATCGAGGACATCGTCGTCGTCGGACCCGAGGGCGCGGTGCTGATGAACAGGGCCGCCAAGACACTGACCACCTTGGGGGGCTGAACCGCCATGCTGGAGGAAATCGATGCGCGGATCGCCGCGGTCCTGGCCGCCGACGGCCGCTGTTCCTACACCGATCTGGCGGACAAGGTCGGTCTCTCGGTCTCCGCGGTACACCAACGTGTGCGGCGGTTGGAGCAGCGCGGCGTCATCCGCGGGTACGCCGCCCGGATCGACGGCGAGCAGATCGGCCTGCCGCTGACGGCGTTCGTGTCGCTGACCCCGATCGACCCGGCCGAACCCGACGACTACCCGCAGCGCCTGCTGCCGCTGCACCAGATCGAGGCGTGCCACTCGGTCGCGGGCGTGGAGTCCTACATCGTCAAGGTCAGGGTGGCCTCGCCGTCCGCGCTGGAGGCATTGCTCGCCCAGATCCGCGCCACCGCCAACGTTTCGACCCGTACCACCGTGGTCCTGTCGACGCCGTTCGAGGACCGTCCGGTGACCGCGGGCTTTCCGGTCGCCGCGGCGGCGCCGGCCGTGGTGACCGGTCCCGTCGTCCACCCAGAGGGCTGACGTGGAGTACCCCGCCGTCGATCGGGACGACACCACGGATGTCCTGCACGGGATGACCGTCGCCGACCCGTACCGCTACCTGGAGGATCCGGACGCGGCCCGGACCACCGCGTTCGTCACCGCCCAGAACGATCTGTCCCGCCCCTACCTGGACGGTCTGGCCGGGCGGGATGCCTTCCTGGCCAGCACGACTGCGCTGCTCACCGCTCCACGGTCGGGGGTCCCCTGGGAGCGCGGCGGCCGCTACTTCATGATCGCCAACCCCGGTCGACTCGACCAGGACCAGTTGTTCGTCGCGCAGAGCCTCGAGGAGCTGGTGGCCGGCGACGGCCGGGTGCTGATCGACCCCAACCGCTGGTCGACCGACGGCACGTCGGCCCTCACCGGCCTGAGCATCAGCGACGACGGCACGCTGGCCGGCTACGTCCGTTCGGATGCCGGGTCCGACTGGCGGACGATCGGCGTCGTCGACGTGGCGTCCGGCACCGTCCTGCCCGACGAGCTCGGCGGCGCCAAGTGGCTGGACCCGACCTGGCTGCCCGATGGGGCGTCGTTCCTGTACTGGCACTACCCCTGCGCCGAGACCACCAGTTCTGGTGCCTTCACCGACGCCACCGGGGCCGGGGTGCTCGCGCTGCACCGACTGGGCGCCGACCAGGCCGATGACGAACTGATCTGGTCCCGGCTCGAGTCCCGGGAGTGGATGGTGGATCCGTGGGTGAGCGCGGACGGCCGCCTGCTGGTGCTGACCGCCTCGCCCGGCACCGATTCGCGGGCCACCGTGGCGGTGCGCCGGCTGGATCGTGACGACCAGGGACGCAGCCGGGTGCGGCCCGGGGAGGTCGCCGTCGTCGCCGAGCTGGCCGACGCCCACCACGTGGTCGGGTCCGCCGGCGACACGCTGTATCTCCGGACCGAGCGCGACGCGCCGTCGGGTCGCCTGGTCGCGGTGGACCTGGCGGACACGGGAGCCACCTGGTCGACGATCGCAGCGGGTACACCGGACCGGCTGCTCGCCGGGGTCGCGACGGCCCTGGACTCGTTCGTGCTGCTCTACTCGGTCGACACCGCCGGCCGGCTGGAGATCACCGATCGCGACGGCGCTCTGCTGGCGGCACCCGCGCTGGGTGATCTGGTGTCGTTCACCGTGGTCAGGGCTCGGCCGACCTCGGCGGAGATATTCGTCGGCACAACCGGTTTCGATCACCGGGCGCGCAGCTACCGGATCACGACCGACGGTGTGGTGGCACTGCTGCCGGCGCCGCCGGGAGCGGTCACGCTGCCTGCGGTCACCGCGGAACGGCGGACGGCGCGGTCCGCCGACGGTACGCAGGTGCCGATGAGCGTGGTGCGGCGTGCCGACCTCGCGCCGGGTCCGGCACCGACGCTGCTCTACGGCTACGGCGGGTTCGACATCCCGCTGCAGCCGAGCTTCTCGGCTCTGTTCGCCGGTTGGATCGCCGCCGGTGGGGTGTTGGTGGTGGCCAACCTGCGGGGTGGCGGAGAGTTCGGCAGCGCCTGGCACGAGGCGGGCATGCTGCACCACAAGCAGCGGGTGTTCGACGACCTGATCGGCTGCGCGGAGGCGTTGATCGCCGACGGCACGACCACCACCACGCAACTGGCCGTGCACGGCCGGTCCAACGGCGGTCTGCTGGTCGGCGCGGTGATCACCCAGCGCCCCGACCTGTTCGCGGCCGCCCTTCCGACGGTCGGGGTGATGGACATGCTGCGCTTCCACCTGTTCACCATCGGCTGGGCCTGGACCAGCGAGTACGGCAGCCCCGACATCGCGGCGGATTTTGATGTGCTGCAACGTTATTCGCCGCTCCATGCGCTGCGGGAGGGAACCGCCTACCCGCCGACCCTGATCAGCACCGGCGACCACGACGACCGCGTCGTACCGGCCCACTCGCTCAAGTTCGGCGCCCGGATGCAGTACTGCCAGTCCGGCGGTGCGCCGATCCTGCTCCGGGTGGACACCCGGGCCGGGCACGGGATGGGCAAGCCGGCCAGGGCACTGGCGCAGGAGTACGCCGACCAGCTCGCGTTCGCCGCGGAATGGACCGGCCTCCGCCCGGTGTGAGGGCCACGCCACGGGAATCGATCAGCTCCGTGTTTCGTTAGCATGGGGAAACTGACCGAACCTGCTGTTGATCTCGACGCCCGCTCGGCCGTCGGATCGATCTGCCTCATGGAAGTGGATCCATCTGTGCGCGTTCCTATCGCTGTAGCAGCAACATCTGGAGCAGCAACACCTGTGGCAGCGGCGCTGTGACGACGACCAAGCCGCGCGACGCCGCGACCGGCGTCGGATTCCGGTCCGACCGTGGGCCGATTCTGATCTCGCTGATGCTGGCCACCTCGCTGGTGGCGTTGGACTCCACCATCATCGCCACGGCGGTCCCGTCGGTGGTCCGCAGCCTCGGCGGGTTCTCCGAGTTCCCCTGGCTGTTCTCGATCTACCTGTTGGCGCAGGCGGTCTCGGTCCCGATCTACGCGAAGGTCGCCGACATGTTCGGCCGCAAACCGGTGATCCTGCTGGGCATCGCCCTGTTCCTGGTCGGTTCCATCCTGTGCGGTGTGGCCTGGAGCATGCCGGCCCTGATCGCGTTCCGTGCCCTGCAGGGCCTGGGCGCCGGCGCCGTCCAGCCGATGAGCATCACCATCGTCGGCGACCTGTACAGCCTGGAGGAGCGCGCCAAGGTGCAGGGGTACCTGGCCAGCGTCTGGGGTATCGCGTCCGTCGTCGGCCCGACGCTCGGCGGCGTCTTCTCCGAATGGGTCTCCTGGCGCTGGATCTTCTTCGTCAACATCCCGATGTGCTTCCTCGCCGGGTGGATGCTGCTGCGGAAGTTCAACGAGACGGTGACCCGCAAGCCCCACCGCATCGACTACCTCGGTTCCGTCCTGCTGACGGTCGGCTGCTCGCTGTTGATCCTTGGTCTGCTCGAGGGCGGCCAGAGCTGGGCCTGGAACTCACCGGCCGGCATCGGGATCTTCGTCGTGGGGGTGCTGGCCCTGGTGGGCTTCGTCCAGGTCGAACGCCGGGCCGCCGAACCGGTCCTCCCGCTGTGGATCTTCCGCCGCCGCGTCCTGGTCGGCGGGAGTGCGGTGTCGCTCTCGGTCGGGGCGGTCCTGCTCGGCCTGACGTCCTACATTCCGACCTACGTCCAGACGGTGCTGGGGGCCGGCCCACTGGTCGCCGGTTTCGCGTTGGCCACCCTCACCATCGGTTGGCCCATCGCTGCGTCGTTCTCCGGCCGGTTGTACCTGCGGATCGGGTTCCGCTGGACGGCCGTGATCGGTGGTCTGATCGCGCTCACCGGGACGTCCCTGACCCTGCTCCTGGGCCGTGACTCGTCGATCGTCACCGTCGGGGTCTTCTGCTTCATCGTGGGCCTCGGGATGGGACTGGTCGCCAGTCCCACGCTGGTAGCGGCCCAGTCGAGCGTCGGCTGGTCCGATCGGGCCGTGGTGACCGGCACGAACATGTTCAGCCGTTCGATCGGCAGTGCGGTCGGTGTCGCTCTCTTCGGGGCCATCGCCAATGCGGTACTGAACGCCTCCGGCTCACCGGACCAGTCGGCCACGGCGATCAACACCGCCTCGCACCACGTCTTCATCGCGGTGGTGGTGATCTGCGCCGCCATGGCCGCTGCGGCACTGATGCTCCCGCGGCGCAGTGAGCAGGTCGTCGTCTGACCGGCCGTCGAGGGCCCGGGGCGGGGGAGTGCTTGACTGATCTCGTGCCCACCAGTGAACCCGTCCCACCCGACCTGCCCGGCCCGCCACGATGACGACCATCCTGTTGCACGGGGGTCGCGTCCACACCGCGGCGGATCCGGACGCCACCGCCGTGGCCATCACCGACGGCGTGATCAGCTGGATCGGCGCCGAACACGCACTGGAGATGGCCGGGCGTCCTGACCACGTGGTGGATCTCGACGGGGCCCTGGTGACACCGGGTTTCGTCGACGCCCACGTCCACACCACCGACGCCGGTCTGGCCCTGACCGGCCTGGCGCTGGGCGCGGCCACCTCGCTGGCCGACTGCCTCCGGCGGATCGGTGATGCGGCCGCCGCCGTGCCACCGGGTGAACTGGTCTGGGGCCACGGGTGGGACGAGACCACCTGGCCGGAGAACCGGCCGCCGACGCGGGCCGAGATCGACCTGACCGTCGGGAACCGCCCCACCTACCTGAGCCGGGTGGACGTCCACTCGGCCCTGGTCAGCACCGCACTGGTCGCTCGGCTGCCGCAGTCCACCCGGTCGGCCACCATCGACCCGCACCTGCCGCAGACCAGGGACGGGCACCACTTGGTGCGCAACCTGGCGAAATCGCTGCTGACCCCGGGTCGACGGGCCGCCGCCCAGCGGGCGTTCCTGTCCGGGGCGCTCGCCGCCGGTATCGTCGAGGTGCACGAATGCGCGGCCGGCGACGAGAGCGGGCAGGACGATCTCCGGGCGTTGCTCGCGATCGAGACACCGATCTCGGTGCTGGGCTACCTGGCCGCCGCCGTCGGCGACCCGGAGGAGGCCAGGGCGCTGCTCGCGCGCACCGGGGCGGTCGCGCTGGCCGGTGACCTCTCGGTCGACGGCGCGATCGGGTCGAGGACGGCCTCCCTGACGCATCCCTACCACGACGATCCGACCACCTCCGGTACCCGGTATCTGACCGATGATCAACTGGCCGAACATCTCTGGGCCTGCGCCTCGGCCGGAGTGCAGCCCGGGTTCCACGCGATCGGCGACGACGGGGTCAGTGCCGTCGCCCACGCTCTGCGTCGGGCCACCGCCCGGCTGGAGGACACCGCAGCCGGTGTCGGGACCGTCCGGATGGCCGGTTGCGTCCCCCGGATCGAACATGCCGAGATGGCCGACGCCGAGGCGATCGCGACGTTCGCCGCGACCGGGACGGTGGCCTGCATGCAACCGATGTTCGACGCGGCCTGGGGTGGTCCCGACGGGATGTACGCGCGGCGTCTCGGCCGGGAGCGGGCCGTCCCGATGAACGCCCTCGCGCGGTTCGCCTCCGCCGGGGTGGCACTGGCCCTGAGCTCGGACGCCCCGGTCACGCCCGCCTCCCCCTGGCTCGCGGTGCAGGCCGCCGTGCACCACCGGACCGCGGGCTCAGGGCTGTCCTCCCGCGCTGCGTTCACCGCGCACACCCGGGGCGGGCACCGGGCGGCGGGCCGGACGGACCGCGCCGTCGGCACCATCACCGTCGGGGCGCCGGCCCATCTGGCCATCTTCGCCGCGGGGGAACTGGTCCGTCCGGCCGCGAACGAGAAGGTCGCCCGTTGGTCGACCGATCCCCGCTCCCGGGTACCGCTCCTGCCGGATCTGACCCCCGGTGCTCCGATGCCCGTGACCCTGGCCACCATCGTCGGGGGACGGGTCGCCCATGACGTCGGTCTGCTCGCCGGAGTGGGCGACGCGGTCGCCGTCCCCGGGCTGACGTGACCCTGACGCTTCCGGCATTACTCTGACGGGGTGTCATCTTCCGCGGCCGACCAACCGCCGTCCGCCGAGCTCGTGCGCAGGAGGCTGCCTCCGGGCAGTCGGACAGGTCGTCCGACCCGCCTGCGGAGGGCCCTGCTGGGCACCGGCGGACTTCGTCTGCTGAGCGCGGCGGCCGGCGGGCTCGCGCTCGACCTCTCCTTCGCACCGACGACGCTGTGGTGGATGGCGCTGGTCGGTCTGGCCCTGCTGGGCCTGTCGGTGCACGGCTGCCGCATCCGTCCCGCGCTCGGTCTCGGTCTCGTCTTCGGGTTGACCTTCTACGTGCCGCTGCTGAACTGGGTGACGGTCTACGTGGGGCCGGTGGCCACCGCGCTGGCCGTCGCCGAGGCGTTGTTGACCATGCCGGTCGCGGCGTTGATCGCATCGGCCTCGCGCCGGTTGCCCGTCTGGCCCCTGTGGGCCGCGGCGCTCTGGATGGCCGGCGAGGCACTGCGCGGGCGGGCTCCGTTCGGAGGATTCCCCTGGGGTGGGATCGCCTACACGCAGCCCGACGGGCCTTTGCTCCCGGCCGCCTCCCTGGTGGGCGCCTCCGGTTTGGCCTTCATCACCGCGCTCGGCGGGTTTGGACTGGCCGGCGTCGCCCGGGCCGCCTGGACCCGTCGCCGGCAGTTCCGCCCGGTGCTGCTCCTCGGTCCGGTGCTGCTGGTGGCAGTGCCGTTCGTCCTGGGCATCGTCGGCCTCTCCACCGAGCAGAGTGGCAGAGGCGCCCCCACCCGGACGATCGCCGTCATCCAGGGTGACGTCCCCGCACCCGGTCTGGAATTCAACGCGCGGCGCCGTGCCGTCCTCGATCTTCATGCGCTGCAGACCCACAAGCTGGCGGCCGCGGTGCGGGCCGGTACCGCCCCGAAACCGGATCTGGTGATCTGGCCGGAGAACGCTTCGGACATCGATCCCTACGCCAATGCCGATGCCGCGGCGGTGATCACCTCCGCGGTCCAGGACATCGGTGTGCCGGTGCTGGTGGGTGCGGTCGTCGGCAGCGGGACTCCCGGGAAGAACTACAACATGGGGATCGTCTGGGATCCGGTCACCGGGCCGGCCGCGAAGCTGTCGGCCCAGACGTACTCCAAGATGCACCCCGTCCCGTTCGGCGAGTACATGCCCTACCGTTCGTTCTTCCGGATCTTCTCGGACAAGGTGGACCTGCAACGGGGCGAGTTCCTACCGGGTTCCCGGCCGGGCAACCTGGACGTCGCAGGCGTGAACATCGGTGACGTCATCTGCTTCGAGGTGGTCTACGACAGCATCGTCCGCGACGTCGTCGACGGCGGCGCACAGGTGCTGGTCGTGCAGACCAACAACGCCACCTTCGGGTACACCAACGAGACCTACCAGCAGCAGGCGATGAGCCGCGTCCGGGCCGTCGAATACGGCCGGGACGTATTGATCTCCTCGACCAGCGGGGTGTCGGCCGTCATCGGACCGGACGGCAAGGTCCAGTCGAGCCTCGGGTTGTTCACCGCCGGCTACCTGACGCCGACGGTTCCGCTGATCTCGGCGACCACCCCGGGTACGGTCATCGGCGGTCCGCTGGAATGGGTGGTCAGTGTCGGCGGCCTGCTGGCGCTGGCCGGCGCCACGGTGCTCGGCCGCCGGCGTGACGGGACCGCATCAGCGCGGCGCTCATCAGCACGGCGCTTATCAGCACGGCGCGCATCGGTACAGCGCGAATCAGCACCGGAACCGGCCCGGCACAGCCAGGTCACCGGTCGTTGATCCCCATGTCCTCGAAGGAGAAGCAACACCAGTGAGTCCCGACGAAAGCGTCGACACGGCACCCGACGGCGAGAAGGTGCTCGTCATCATCCCGACCTTCAACGAGAGGGAGAATCTGCCGCGCATCCTGGATCGGCTCCGCGCTGCCGTGCCGACCGCCGGGGTGCTGGTGGTCGACGACGGCAGCCCCGACGGCACCGGCGACATCGCCGACGGGAGGGCCGCAGCCGACCCGATGATCTCGGTGCTGCACCGGACCGAGAAGAACGGGCTCGGACCCGCCTACTTCGCCGGGTTCGGCTGGGGTCTGGCACACGGCTACGACGTCCTGATCGAGATGGACGCAGACGGATCGCATGCGCCCGAACAACTTCCGCGCCTACTGGGTGCCCTGGATCACGCCGACCTGGTGATCGGATCCCGGTACGTGCGGGGTGGCTCGGTGGTGAACTGGCCGGTCCGCCGCCTTGTGCTGTCCCGGGGCGCCAACCTCTACTCCCGACTGGCGCTGGGAGTCGGGGTCAAGGACATCACCGCCGGTTACCGCGCCTACCGCGCCGAGGTGATCAGGACGATCCCGTTGAACGAGGTCGCCTCCCACGGCTACGTGTTCCAGGTCGACCTCGCCTGGCGGACGATCCTCGGCGGATTCCGGGTGGTGGAGGTGCCGATCACCTTCACCGAGCGGGAGATCGGGGTGTCGAAGATGAGCGGCAACATCGTCCGCGAGGCACTGGTCAAGATCACCTTCTGGGGACTGCGACACCGGTGGCACCAGGTCACGGGCCTGTTCACCGGGCGACGCGAGACCGTCAAGAGCTGACACCGCGCAGGACCACGACCCGACAACAGCGGCCCCACACCCGGTTTCCGGATGTGGGGCCGCTGCGATCAGGCAGGTGGATCGTCAGGACGCGGTGCGGCGGGCCTTGAGTTCGGCCAGACGCTCGCCGAGGATCTCCTCGAGCTCGGCGATGGAGCGTCGTTCCAGGAGCATGTCCCAGTGGGTGCGCGGGGGCTTGACGGCCTTGCCCTCTGGCGCCGATCCGTCGATCAGAGCGGATTCGAGTCCGTGCATCCGGCAGTCCCAGACGGCCGGTACTTCGGCGTCGTCGGCCATCGGTACGGTGAATTCGTGGCCACGGGGGCAACGAAAGGTGGCCGTTCGGCGGGGGGCGAGGTCGTGGTTGCGATCAGCCTCGTAGCTGGTGCTTCCGAGGCGACTTCCGCGTAGGACGCGGTCAGCCATGGTGTTCCTTTCTGGCGTTCGTCCGGAGCCACGCGAGTAACGTGGTTCCGGGGGCCGGGAGAGTTCATCCGGCATGCTGCCCCGGTGGGGGCGCTACCGAGTGGTAACGCCGTCAGTGGTTGGTTCGTTCCCGATCGCGCCCCGGATGGCTCCCCGGACGATCTGATTTGCGCGCACGGAGCAGGTGGACAAGCATCGGAGCGATGGAAACCCGGAGCCGACACCACGGTGCCGGGTATTGATCCGCAGGTCGGGCGGGTGCTGCCGGAGCGGCGGAGCGCGTCAGGCTAGCGCACTTGTCCGTGGCGGCGTCGGCACAGTACCAGGATTTCGCGGCAATGGTGATGGGTGACACAGTCGAGCGCAGGCTCAGGAGCCCCCGAGGGGTAGGACCTCACCGGAATCCGGGCCCAGGTCACCGGAGCGATGATGCCGACGGCACAGCACCTGGTAGCGGACGGCGGTGGCGTCGTCGAGTGCGGTATCGGCCACCACCACCTGCGCGCCGTCCCGGGCGATCTCGCCGTCCACCACCCTGGCGTTGAAGCGGCCGGCCGCACCGCACCAGCAGAGCACCTCGACCTGGATCGGGAGCACCTGGTCCGCGAGCTCGAAAAGTCGCAGGGACCCGGGGAACATCCGTCCGCGGAAGTCGGTGGCGATCCCGAAGGCGTAGACGTCGACCTGGACGTCGTCGGCGAGCTGGGCCAGCTGGTCGATCTGGGACGGGGTGAAGAACTGCGCCTCGTCGACGATCAGGTAGTCGACGCGGCGGCCGGCGGCCCAGGACGCCCGCACCAGGTCGGCCAGATCGATGTCGTCGTCCACCTCGATGGCCGTCCGGGTGATCCCCATCCGCGACGTGATCTGGCCCCGGTGCGAACGGTCCAGACGCGTCAGCAGCAGGCCGCGCCGGCCCTGCCGGGAGTGGTTGTGGTCCAGTTGCAGGGCCAGCGTCGACTTGCCGCAGTCCATCGGGCCGTAGAAGAACTTGAGGGTGCCGGTCGGGACCTGCCCACGCCGGGACCCGGCGGCCGGCACCGTCGACAGGGCGGTGCTGGGCTCGGCGATGTTCCGCCGGGTTGCGGGGGGCCCCGCCGGGGTCGACCCAGGCGTGCTCACTCCCATTCGCCGCGTTCCAGGAGCACCGTGCGCAGGAGGTCGGGGCGGTCCGTCATGATGCCGTCGGCGCCGAGATCGAGCAGCCGGTGCATCTCTGCCGGCCGGTCGACCGTCCACACGTGCACCTCGAGGCCGCCGACGTGGGCGGTCCTGATGAACGCGGGGCTGATCACCCTCGCCCGGCCGTATCGGACGGGGACCTGGGCGGCCTGCGCGCCGCCGGGCCTGGGAGTCAGCCGGAGTCTGCTCGCCGCCACCAGCAGAGCGACACCGCTGGGTCCGAGCGAGGTGGCGACATCCGGCCCCAGTGCCTGTCGAAGGGTGGCCAGTCGTCGGTCGGAGAACGACCCGAGTCCGACCCGATCGATCGCGCCAGAGGATTGCAGCAGGTCGATCAACGGCCCGACGGCCCGGTCCGTCTTGGGATCGATGTTGAACCGGGTGTCCGGGAAGGCCGCCAGCACCTCGGCCATCAGCGGAATCGGCTCCCGCCCACCGATCAGAGCGGTGCGGACCTGGTCCCACGTCAGGTCCGAGATCCGCCCGCGCCCGTCGGTGACGCGATCGAGGCGGAAATCGTGGAAGGCGACCAGGACGCCGTCCGCGGTGGCGTGGACATCCGTCTCGAGGTAGCGGTAACCCTCGTCGACCGCCCTG is from Nakamurella sp. PAMC28650 and encodes:
- a CDS encoding 5'-3' exonuclease codes for the protein MLQLLDLAGIYFRAFHGVPSTTVDPAGRPVNAIRGTLDIIRRVVTDGQPSRVIACLDLDWRPAWRVELVPTYKTHRVAPESDNPQPLVKGETAVEEVPDELAPQIPVLLEVLAAIGISTAGAPGFEADDVIGTLAARERRDPVEVVTGDRDLFQVARELPTPIRVRYIGAGMSKVQVLDTAGVADKHGIPVGRYPDFAVLRGDASDGLPGVAGVGDKTAATLISAFGSIEGVIDAVRDPASALTRAQRLKLTPALDYLLVAPKVVRVATDANVTVTPAGDGTLPTSPVDAARLLQLSRDHGLGSPVARLLDGLGSRS
- a CDS encoding Xaa-Pro peptidase family protein, whose protein sequence is MSAAPSTATAPVAAGVREVVAEGVAEATGVADTTGVFADRLRRLAAQAARSGADVVVISPGADLQYFAGHSVTSHERLTALVVPAVGTAQMVLPALERPGWAGSPLEALGVPFTTWTDGMDPYPVLVDLLPADVRVLAVDYHMPAVHALGISWAVPGSELTLAGEIIGELRMRKGPSEIAALAEVGAAIDRVQARIGEWLRHGRTEAEVAADIAAAIVQEGHARAEFVIVGSGSNGASPHHEASSKVIAAGDPVVIDIGGPHASGYYSDCTRTYLVAGPETDPDFEKVYEVVRLAQQAGIDAVRPGVPAESIDRAARAVIEEAGYGPFFITRTGHGIGLEVHEHPYMVSGNDLPLEEGMAFSIEPGIYLPGRFGVRIEDIVVVGPEGAVLMNRAAKTLTTLGG
- a CDS encoding Lrp/AsnC family transcriptional regulator — protein: MLEEIDARIAAVLAADGRCSYTDLADKVGLSVSAVHQRVRRLEQRGVIRGYAARIDGEQIGLPLTAFVSLTPIDPAEPDDYPQRLLPLHQIEACHSVAGVESYIVKVRVASPSALEALLAQIRATANVSTRTTVVLSTPFEDRPVTAGFPVAAAAPAVVTGPVVHPEG
- a CDS encoding prolyl oligopeptidase family protein; amino-acid sequence: MEYPAVDRDDTTDVLHGMTVADPYRYLEDPDAARTTAFVTAQNDLSRPYLDGLAGRDAFLASTTALLTAPRSGVPWERGGRYFMIANPGRLDQDQLFVAQSLEELVAGDGRVLIDPNRWSTDGTSALTGLSISDDGTLAGYVRSDAGSDWRTIGVVDVASGTVLPDELGGAKWLDPTWLPDGASFLYWHYPCAETTSSGAFTDATGAGVLALHRLGADQADDELIWSRLESREWMVDPWVSADGRLLVLTASPGTDSRATVAVRRLDRDDQGRSRVRPGEVAVVAELADAHHVVGSAGDTLYLRTERDAPSGRLVAVDLADTGATWSTIAAGTPDRLLAGVATALDSFVLLYSVDTAGRLEITDRDGALLAAPALGDLVSFTVVRARPTSAEIFVGTTGFDHRARSYRITTDGVVALLPAPPGAVTLPAVTAERRTARSADGTQVPMSVVRRADLAPGPAPTLLYGYGGFDIPLQPSFSALFAGWIAAGGVLVVANLRGGGEFGSAWHEAGMLHHKQRVFDDLIGCAEALIADGTTTTTQLAVHGRSNGGLLVGAVITQRPDLFAAALPTVGVMDMLRFHLFTIGWAWTSEYGSPDIAADFDVLQRYSPLHALREGTAYPPTLISTGDHDDRVVPAHSLKFGARMQYCQSGGAPILLRVDTRAGHGMGKPARALAQEYADQLAFAAEWTGLRPV
- a CDS encoding MDR family MFS transporter encodes the protein MLATSLVALDSTIIATAVPSVVRSLGGFSEFPWLFSIYLLAQAVSVPIYAKVADMFGRKPVILLGIALFLVGSILCGVAWSMPALIAFRALQGLGAGAVQPMSITIVGDLYSLEERAKVQGYLASVWGIASVVGPTLGGVFSEWVSWRWIFFVNIPMCFLAGWMLLRKFNETVTRKPHRIDYLGSVLLTVGCSLLILGLLEGGQSWAWNSPAGIGIFVVGVLALVGFVQVERRAAEPVLPLWIFRRRVLVGGSAVSLSVGAVLLGLTSYIPTYVQTVLGAGPLVAGFALATLTIGWPIAASFSGRLYLRIGFRWTAVIGGLIALTGTSLTLLLGRDSSIVTVGVFCFIVGLGMGLVASPTLVAAQSSVGWSDRAVVTGTNMFSRSIGSAVGVALFGAIANAVLNASGSPDQSATAINTASHHVFIAVVVICAAMAAAALMLPRRSEQVVV